One genomic segment of Vulcanisaeta thermophila includes these proteins:
- a CDS encoding metallophosphoesterase, whose product MEFSILMVKEFFKENLDALMEVFKSYGPLLSIESDRVIIIGDLHGDIQSLINIINEYPLDKWTYVALGDYVDRGEHQLETLYLILKLKREYVNRVFLLRGNHESPLMNFDYGFYMELVRKLGFHEADELYERLTELFANMPVAAILNNNYFLVHGGLPKDVVTIDQISKLQKPDLMPSDYITFQLLWNDPSDEVKDYAPNYVRGPGTYLFGSSITEEFLSKNDLLMVIRGHEYVKEGYKWNHGNKVLTIFTSRAGPYIGTEPHVAVIQGRELILSRV is encoded by the coding sequence ATGGAGTTTAGTATTTTGATGGTTAAGGAATTCTTTAAGGAGAACCTTGATGCATTAATGGAGGTTTTCAAATCCTACGGGCCATTGTTAAGTATAGAGAGTGATAGGGTTATTATAATTGGTGATTTACATGGTGATATTCAATCACTAATAAACATAATCAACGAATACCCACTGGATAAATGGACATACGTGGCACTGGGCGACTACGTTGATAGAGGGGAGCACCAACTGGAGACTTTATACCTAATCCTTAAGTTGAAGAGAGAGTATGTGAATAGGGTTTTCCTACTCCGTGGCAATCACGAATCCCCATTAATGAACTTTGACTATGGTTTCTACATGGAGTTAGTTCGTAAATTGGGGTTCCACGAAGCAGATGAACTCTATGAAAGGCTCACGGAACTCTTCGCAAACATGCCCGTGGCTGCCATTTTAAATAATAACTATTTCCTGGTACATGGGGGATTGCCCAAGGACGTGGTTACTATTGATCAAATATCCAAGTTACAAAAGCCCGACCTAATGCCCAGCGATTATATAACGTTTCAGCTGTTGTGGAATGACCCATCAGATGAGGTTAAGGATTATGCACCGAATTACGTAAGGGGGCCAGGCACTTACCTATTTGGTTCATCAATAACCGAGGAGTTCCTAAGCAAGAACGACTTATTAATGGTGATTAGAGGTCATGAGTACGTTAAGGAGGGTTACAAGTGGAATCACGGTAATAAGGTACTTACAATATTCACATCAAGGGCCGGCCCATACATAGGTACGGAGCCGCACGTGGCCGTTATACAAGGCCGTGAGCTAATCCTTTCGAGGGTATGA
- a CDS encoding ATP-binding protein, protein MMSSDAIDCMSVREDSIVGHSIRRVIDWAVEELRAGYRHLLIMGESGSGKTTALILIMKRLNNMGIPAMYINLYSKLGLGGPQVVNCPSVPNPRVLLVDDTDVAFMAPKATWAFIKDLLDFPGSIVFAITTPLLVGSDVEFLEPLVKVLRGSVKIRIEYSDVEIREFARSLGIEVTQSFFKTPGMLVRYFKNGRVRGSAGLLADRDIVI, encoded by the coding sequence ATGATGAGTTCCGATGCCATAGATTGCATGAGCGTTCGTGAGGATTCCATAGTGGGTCACTCCATCAGGCGAGTTATTGATTGGGCAGTTGAGGAGTTGAGGGCTGGTTATAGGCATTTACTGATAATGGGCGAGTCGGGAAGCGGTAAGACTACCGCGTTGATTCTAATAATGAAGAGGCTCAACAACATGGGCATACCGGCAATGTACATAAACCTATACAGCAAGTTGGGGCTTGGCGGTCCCCAGGTGGTTAATTGCCCCAGTGTTCCCAACCCCAGGGTTTTATTGGTGGATGATACGGACGTGGCCTTTATGGCCCCCAAGGCCACGTGGGCATTCATTAAGGATTTACTTGATTTCCCAGGTAGTATCGTCTTTGCAATAACCACACCATTACTCGTGGGCAGTGATGTTGAGTTTCTGGAGCCCCTTGTTAAGGTGTTAAGGGGCTCTGTGAAGATTAGGATTGAGTATAGTGATGTGGAGATTAGGGAGTTTGCCAGGTCATTGGGTATCGAAGTAACACAGTCATTTTTCAAGACACCGGGTATGTTAGTGAGGTACTTTAAGAATGGTAGGGTTAGGGGTAGTGCGGGTTTATTGGCAGATCGTGATATTGTTATTTAA
- a CDS encoding flavin reductase family protein, with protein MSFIEYRGTFYRLLHPRPTILLITLCPNGRFNIMPASWNTPISEEPPTVGISVFREAYTYQCLEYHGEATINVPGIEHADLVYKLGSVSGKDVDKIKTFNIQLIPSETIKVPGWKDALAIYETRVLSKFDVGEVRLYVFEVLKVKVRPGIADEWSLDFTKVNIPLHGAGRVFHRVDPRKVFARKH; from the coding sequence GTGTCATTCATAGAGTACAGGGGTACCTTCTACAGACTATTGCACCCACGCCCCACAATACTACTAATCACTCTCTGCCCTAATGGTAGGTTTAACATAATGCCAGCTTCATGGAACACGCCAATAAGCGAGGAGCCGCCCACAGTTGGCATATCGGTGTTTAGGGAAGCCTACACGTACCAATGCCTTGAATATCACGGGGAGGCTACGATAAATGTTCCGGGGATTGAACATGCAGACCTTGTGTATAAACTAGGCTCGGTCTCGGGTAAGGATGTGGACAAGATAAAGACATTCAATATCCAATTAATACCCAGCGAAACCATAAAAGTACCCGGGTGGAAAGATGCCCTAGCAATCTACGAAACAAGGGTCCTCAGTAAATTCGATGTTGGCGAGGTTAGGCTGTACGTGTTTGAGGTACTTAAGGTTAAGGTGAGGCCTGGGATAGCCGATGAGTGGAGCCTTGACTTCACAAAGGTCAACATACCACTCCATGGCGCTGGGAGGGTATTCCACAGGGTTGACCCGAGGAAGGTGTTCGCCAGGAAACATTGA
- a CDS encoding glycerophosphodiester phosphodiesterase — translation MVLVYGHRGAMGYAPENTIPSFRLALEMGVDGVELDVHMTRDGEVVVIHDFTVDRTTNGHGYVKDLALSEVRRLRVKHGFGGKWGPVGVPTLEEVFREFGGRTRFKIEIKRGGDYYPGIERKVVDLIRRYGVNAQVVSFDFDAIRTVRELDPNIETGIIFIGRIRWFLDIARKLRVRWLHVSQDLVDPEGIEEAHRSGFLVGVWTVNDGEVARRLVSMGVDDITTNYPDIIIKAIRGA, via the coding sequence ATGGTTCTGGTTTATGGGCACAGGGGGGCTATGGGGTACGCGCCTGAGAATACCATACCATCGTTTCGACTAGCCCTTGAAATGGGGGTTGACGGTGTTGAGCTTGATGTGCACATGACGAGGGATGGCGAGGTCGTGGTCATTCACGATTTTACCGTGGATAGGACGACGAATGGTCACGGCTACGTTAAGGACCTAGCACTAAGTGAGGTGAGGAGGTTAAGGGTTAAGCATGGGTTCGGTGGTAAGTGGGGTCCCGTTGGGGTTCCCACGTTGGAGGAGGTTTTTAGGGAGTTCGGTGGTAGAACCAGGTTTAAGATAGAGATTAAACGTGGTGGTGATTATTATCCTGGTATTGAGCGTAAAGTCGTGGACCTGATAAGGAGGTACGGCGTAAATGCCCAGGTGGTATCCTTCGACTTCGACGCAATAAGGACTGTTAGGGAGTTGGACCCTAACATAGAGACTGGGATCATATTCATTGGTAGGATTCGTTGGTTCCTGGACATTGCCAGGAAATTGAGGGTTAGGTGGCTACATGTATCTCAGGACCTAGTGGATCCTGAGGGTATTGAGGAGGCGCATAGGAGTGGTTTTCTTGTGGGTGTCTGGACTGTTAATGATGGGGAGGTGGCTAGGCGCTTGGTGAGTATGGGTGTTGATGATATAACCACTAATTACCCTGACATCATCATTAAAGCCATTAGGGGTGCTTGA
- a CDS encoding pyridoxal phosphate-dependent aminotransferase, with the protein MSVEIQHFRWLRENRARYNLGSSGVKPFTLQEIEKMGEPGNIVDSLVSIYGVERRNILITHGTQEGNFVILSALKDRVNRVITVLPEYEPIRVLPNFLGLNRIEISIAGGFDAIYEVLRRGDALFLSNPNNPLGVYLGVKELIELSQEAVGRGFYVVLDSIFLEFVMRDLRNLPLDHIIYTSSTSKFYTTDKFKIGWAVGDEEVLKRAGGILDLVSPGPVDLEAELASILLNHRDFVRERNLGIIRPNIETLRGALNQVRDWVDLLYSEHMPIAYLRIKCGKTTGTALARELLKQDVLVVPGQYFAKDDGVRVGLATMDKEQFKQATEIIINTVNKQCTQNTNQRT; encoded by the coding sequence ATGTCCGTGGAAATACAACACTTCAGGTGGCTTCGGGAGAACAGGGCTAGGTATAACCTGGGAAGCAGTGGCGTTAAGCCATTCACATTGCAGGAAATAGAGAAAATGGGCGAGCCTGGGAACATTGTGGACTCGCTAGTTAGTATCTACGGTGTAGAGAGGAGAAACATACTCATAACCCACGGGACTCAGGAAGGGAACTTCGTGATCCTCAGTGCGCTTAAGGATAGGGTTAATAGGGTTATTACTGTGCTGCCTGAGTACGAACCCATAAGGGTACTACCTAACTTCCTGGGTCTGAACCGCATAGAGATTAGTATAGCTGGTGGTTTCGACGCTATATACGAGGTTTTAAGGAGGGGTGATGCACTATTCCTCTCAAACCCCAACAACCCATTGGGTGTGTACCTGGGTGTTAAGGAATTGATTGAATTAAGCCAGGAGGCCGTGGGTAGAGGCTTCTACGTGGTCCTGGACTCCATATTCCTGGAATTCGTAATGAGGGACCTAAGAAACCTACCACTGGACCACATAATCTACACATCAAGCACCTCCAAATTCTACACCACGGATAAATTCAAAATAGGCTGGGCAGTGGGCGACGAAGAGGTACTGAAAAGGGCAGGCGGAATACTAGACCTAGTGAGCCCTGGGCCAGTGGACCTAGAGGCTGAGTTAGCATCAATACTACTTAACCACAGGGACTTCGTTAGGGAGAGGAACCTGGGCATAATAAGGCCAAACATAGAAACACTGAGGGGAGCACTAAACCAGGTAAGGGACTGGGTGGATCTACTGTACAGCGAGCACATGCCCATAGCATACCTAAGAATAAAGTGCGGAAAAACCACGGGCACAGCACTAGCAAGGGAATTACTAAAGCAGGACGTCCTGGTAGTCCCAGGGCAGTACTTCGCAAAGGACGATGGAGTAAGGGTGGGACTAGCCACAATGGATAAGGAACAATTCAAACAAGCCACAGAAATAATCATAAACACCGTGAACAAACAATGCACGCAAAACACGAACCAAAGAACTTAA
- a CDS encoding metal-dependent hydrolase family protein, giving the protein MYSLAIRNGIVFDGEKFIGKTNIYVDGDKIVKITNERLDAKEEVNAEGYFVMPGLIDAHLHLTGIRGGSLLMGYLLDDPRTRLLRAANWARELLMAGFTTVRDCGEPNSIILRNAINEGIIPGPRIIAAGSPITQTFGHAELSHSLPLEWSIQLGFGEICDGVDECIKAARKVLRSGADFIKIMATGGVLSERDRPEWPQLTPEEMSAIVREAEKVGTYVAAHAHGDKGARIAVEAGVRTIEHGSLITEETVKLMAEKGVSLTPTLSIQELIYKYGKQMGIDPWGLEKIGQVREGVINSIKLARKYGVMILAGTDLGFKTGLDIDMGKNWVEVKLLVELGGLSSEEALRAATGNASKMLRLNTGIIREGYLADIVLINGNPLENINDIARVSTVIKGGKVTVENGKLI; this is encoded by the coding sequence ATGTACTCCCTCGCCATAAGAAATGGCATTGTCTTTGATGGTGAGAAGTTCATAGGTAAAACCAATATTTACGTAGATGGTGACAAAATAGTTAAGATAACTAACGAGAGGTTAGACGCCAAAGAGGAGGTGAATGCTGAGGGTTATTTCGTGATGCCGGGCCTGATTGACGCCCACTTACACCTCACAGGCATAAGGGGTGGAAGCTTACTCATGGGTTACCTACTCGACGACCCGAGAACAAGGCTGTTAAGGGCTGCCAACTGGGCCAGGGAATTACTCATGGCTGGATTCACCACGGTTAGAGACTGTGGCGAACCTAATTCCATAATCCTACGAAATGCAATCAATGAGGGGATAATACCTGGGCCCAGGATCATAGCCGCGGGTTCACCCATAACACAGACCTTTGGCCATGCCGAACTAAGCCACTCATTACCTCTTGAGTGGAGTATTCAATTGGGTTTTGGGGAGATTTGCGATGGTGTTGATGAATGCATAAAGGCCGCTAGAAAAGTACTAAGGAGTGGTGCGGATTTCATAAAGATCATGGCAACAGGGGGCGTGCTTTCGGAGAGGGATAGACCTGAATGGCCTCAATTAACGCCCGAGGAGATGAGCGCCATAGTTAGGGAGGCGGAGAAAGTGGGCACTTACGTAGCAGCCCACGCACATGGAGACAAGGGCGCCAGGATAGCGGTGGAAGCCGGCGTTAGAACCATAGAGCATGGCTCATTGATTACCGAGGAGACTGTTAAATTAATGGCTGAGAAGGGGGTATCCCTAACGCCCACGTTATCCATCCAGGAATTGATTTATAAATATGGAAAGCAAATGGGGATTGACCCATGGGGATTAGAGAAAATTGGACAAGTGAGGGAGGGCGTGATTAACTCCATTAAATTGGCTAGGAAGTACGGTGTAATGATCCTCGCAGGCACAGACCTAGGCTTCAAGACAGGCCTTGACATAGACATGGGCAAAAACTGGGTTGAGGTGAAGCTCCTAGTGGAGTTAGGAGGCTTAAGTAGTGAGGAGGCGCTCCGAGCAGCCACCGGAAACGCCTCGAAAATGCTGAGGTTAAATACGGGCATCATAAGGGAGGGTTACCTAGCCGATATAGTGCTCATTAACGGCAACCCCCTGGAAAACATAAATGACATAGCCCGTGTAAGCACAGTCATCAAGGGAGGCAAGGTAACCGTGGAAAACGGCAAATTAATTTAA
- a CDS encoding MFS transporter has translation MQVSTGELLKVSIASSLGIAFEFYDFLIFGYAAPVLASLFFPVKNALLSLLYTFISFATGFAGRPLGAIVFGHLGDKIGRKYTLVFTISLMGLASVALAVLPTYYQIGIWAPILLTVFRFLQGFSLGGEFGGGITLTGEFAPTGSRAMWLGVAQTAQGSGPLLATGLMTLFLLLYGQKWFASIGWRIMFGIGAIIAIIGVYIRLRISESPVFMSARSRGQISRLPLVDAFRAGYWKRILNGLGFIIGGTAMTYTTGVFAVSYLTSVLHVPSIEATIAVSMGYVVLIIFSPIFGMLADRYGRKPFMIAYAVGTIAFVYPYFLLLTTKSFPLIILAQVVYNFMASWFNGAYISELVEMFPTRVRYTALSFIYHVGVAAFGGTTPFIATYLIYVTHYTLAPVYWALAAMVITLIAFILAPETRGTDVNY, from the coding sequence ATGCAGGTAAGTACGGGTGAGTTGTTGAAGGTTTCAATCGCATCTTCTTTAGGAATTGCCTTTGAATTTTACGACTTCCTAATCTTTGGTTATGCAGCACCGGTGCTTGCAAGTTTATTCTTTCCAGTTAAGAATGCATTACTTTCCCTTCTTTATACCTTCATATCCTTTGCCACTGGTTTTGCGGGTAGACCCCTTGGGGCCATAGTTTTTGGCCACCTTGGTGATAAAATTGGTCGTAAGTATACCCTGGTCTTCACAATATCATTAATGGGTCTTGCCAGCGTCGCGTTGGCTGTGTTACCTACGTATTATCAGATTGGTATATGGGCTCCAATACTATTGACTGTGTTTAGGTTTTTGCAAGGTTTCTCATTAGGTGGGGAGTTTGGCGGAGGTATAACACTGACTGGTGAATTTGCACCCACGGGTAGTAGAGCCATGTGGCTTGGTGTGGCTCAGACGGCGCAAGGCTCAGGACCTTTACTCGCCACTGGATTAATGACACTATTCCTACTTTTGTATGGTCAGAAGTGGTTTGCGAGTATTGGTTGGAGGATTATGTTTGGTATAGGCGCAATTATAGCAATAATAGGTGTTTATATAAGGCTCCGTATAAGTGAGTCACCGGTCTTCATGAGCGCGAGGTCCAGGGGGCAGATTTCAAGATTACCATTAGTGGATGCCTTTAGGGCTGGTTATTGGAAGAGGATACTAAACGGGCTTGGTTTCATTATTGGTGGTACCGCAATGACTTACACAACAGGGGTTTTCGCTGTGAGTTACCTAACGAGCGTACTTCATGTACCATCCATAGAAGCCACAATAGCGGTTTCCATGGGCTACGTGGTATTAATAATCTTCTCACCGATATTTGGCATGCTAGCTGATAGGTATGGTAGGAAGCCCTTTATGATAGCTTATGCGGTGGGTACGATAGCCTTTGTGTACCCATACTTCCTACTACTAACCACAAAATCCTTCCCATTAATAATACTGGCACAAGTGGTTTATAATTTCATGGCATCCTGGTTTAACGGTGCCTACATTAGTGAACTTGTGGAAATGTTCCCAACCAGGGTTAGGTACACGGCGTTATCCTTTATATACCACGTTGGTGTGGCAGCCTTTGGAGGGACCACGCCATTCATAGCAACGTACTTAATATACGTCACGCACTATACATTGGCACCGGTGTACTGGGCATTGGCTGCTATGGTGATTACATTAATAGCATTCATATTAGCACCTGAGACCAGGGGAACGGATGTTAATTACTAG
- a CDS encoding sulfite oxidase-like oxidoreductase, translating into MEISSLVELALTRECKAITYKRELPPNQRVIPRFIIYDVYDPPSNAEPSELKLRVTGHVAHKLEIPYVDILTKLPCVDLTTDFHCVTGWSVLNVKWRGVPTRYLLELAKPMGNYVMAVGLDGYTTNLPLEALMEDTSIVAFAMNGKILPREHGYPLRLVVPSRYGWKSAKYLGQLVVMDENERGYWELLGYHDNGDPWLEERYQQQETLRSMRRRVRFIKE; encoded by the coding sequence ATGGAGATTTCATCACTGGTGGAATTGGCATTAACCAGGGAATGCAAAGCAATAACTTACAAGCGAGAACTACCGCCGAACCAAAGGGTCATACCCAGGTTCATAATCTATGATGTCTACGACCCACCAAGCAATGCGGAACCGAGTGAACTAAAGCTTAGGGTAACGGGTCATGTGGCTCACAAGCTTGAGATACCCTACGTAGACATACTAACGAAACTACCCTGCGTAGACCTAACCACGGACTTCCACTGCGTAACAGGGTGGTCAGTACTCAACGTAAAATGGAGGGGAGTACCAACGAGGTACTTACTGGAGCTCGCAAAACCAATGGGTAACTACGTAATGGCAGTGGGGCTCGATGGGTACACAACCAACCTACCCCTAGAGGCGCTCATGGAGGACACGAGCATCGTGGCCTTCGCAATGAACGGGAAAATACTACCCAGGGAGCACGGATACCCGCTAAGGCTCGTGGTACCCAGCAGGTACGGCTGGAAATCAGCCAAGTACCTAGGCCAGTTAGTGGTAATGGATGAGAACGAGAGGGGTTACTGGGAATTACTGGGGTACCACGATAACGGAGACCCGTGGCTAGAGGAGAGATACCAACAACAGGAAACTCTTAGAAGCATGAGAAGGAGAGTCAGGTTCATTAAGGAGTGA
- a CDS encoding trimeric intracellular cation channel family protein gives MNPLPIIINVMNYIGIIAFATSGALKAAEKDLDILGAVVLGSSVALAGGIIRDVLVGVTPPVNITYLPYPITAITASLVAYVLYPFIVRVRDSLMYADAVGLGTFAAIGAEVAFEHHLNVLGIVLMSAVTAAGGGVVRDILAGEIPTIFKRDIYATVAVMGGVVYVLTEPVLGNEAAVLTSALLTVLVRVVIILKNWDRAHITLRVGRAVALMNRKREGR, from the coding sequence GTGAACCCACTTCCGATAATCATAAATGTCATGAATTACATTGGGATTATAGCCTTTGCCACGTCAGGGGCTCTTAAGGCTGCTGAGAAGGACCTGGATATCCTGGGTGCCGTGGTCCTTGGTTCGTCGGTGGCCCTGGCTGGTGGTATCATTAGGGATGTGCTCGTGGGTGTGACACCCCCTGTTAATATAACGTACCTGCCGTACCCCATAACTGCGATCACGGCGTCACTCGTAGCCTACGTACTATACCCCTTCATTGTCAGGGTTAGGGATTCCCTGATGTATGCGGATGCCGTGGGTTTAGGGACCTTCGCCGCGATAGGTGCCGAGGTGGCCTTTGAGCATCACCTAAACGTCCTTGGTATAGTGCTCATGTCCGCAGTGACCGCGGCTGGGGGTGGTGTTGTTAGGGACATACTCGCTGGTGAAATACCCACCATATTCAAGAGGGATATCTACGCCACGGTGGCCGTCATGGGGGGTGTCGTGTATGTGCTCACGGAGCCAGTCCTTGGTAATGAGGCTGCCGTGCTAACTTCCGCGTTATTAACGGTGCTCGTGCGGGTGGTTATAATTCTTAAGAATTGGGATAGGGCCCACATAACCCTTAGGGTGGGCAGGGCGGTGGCGTTGATGAATAGGAAACGTGAGGGTAGGTAA
- a CDS encoding carbohydrate kinase family protein, which produces MKPDVIVLGDCVIDIFYLIEKLPVNAGDIAISSDLRIRPGGSCNVAIMLRRLGVNVGVIDRFGTDPLSNSLTSELRGLGITVMSKVMGGVITVSNNVVDGHGDHAFIGYVGTNAYLSPEDINEELIASSRALFTNGFSAMSRGTVKETARKAINLALGHGKYLFFDVGPIIEPSSDLYGVVMGLNYHERFVFMNEDEARRLFGRDVRDVQGILAGLDGVFLIKLGAHGAVVIEDNRVIKCPAFRPRFVVNSVGAGDVFDAVFMTGVLRGLDYYEACSLASFLASLKLEYVSVADMPSLTELRARAVSEGLGQLFSRLVD; this is translated from the coding sequence GTGAAACCGGACGTAATAGTGCTGGGTGATTGTGTGATTGATATTTTCTACCTCATTGAGAAATTACCTGTAAATGCGGGTGATATTGCCATCTCAAGCGATTTGAGGATACGCCCTGGGGGTTCCTGCAACGTTGCCATAATGCTCAGGAGATTGGGGGTTAACGTGGGTGTTATTGACAGGTTTGGAACAGACCCACTCTCCAACTCATTAACTAGTGAATTGAGGGGGTTGGGCATAACCGTGATGAGTAAGGTAATGGGTGGCGTAATAACGGTATCCAACAACGTAGTTGATGGGCATGGGGACCATGCATTCATTGGTTACGTGGGCACCAACGCGTACCTAAGTCCCGAGGACATTAATGAGGAATTGATTGCGAGCTCCAGGGCATTATTCACCAACGGGTTCAGCGCCATGTCCAGGGGTACCGTGAAGGAGACAGCGCGTAAGGCCATTAACCTAGCCCTGGGGCATGGTAAGTACTTATTCTTCGATGTGGGCCCCATCATAGAACCTTCAAGCGATCTGTATGGGGTGGTGATGGGGCTTAATTACCATGAGCGCTTCGTATTTATGAATGAGGATGAGGCCAGGAGGTTGTTTGGGCGTGATGTTAGGGATGTGCAGGGAATACTCGCCGGTCTTGATGGGGTCTTCCTGATAAAGCTCGGTGCCCATGGTGCCGTGGTAATAGAAGACAACAGGGTAATCAAGTGCCCGGCGTTTAGGCCTAGGTTTGTGGTTAATAGCGTGGGTGCTGGTGATGTATTTGACGCGGTTTTCATGACCGGCGTGTTGAGGGGGCTTGATTATTACGAGGCTTGTTCCCTAGCGAGTTTCCTAGCCTCCCTTAAGCTTGAATATGTGAGCGTGGCGGATATGCCGTCACTAACCGAGTTGAGGGCTAGGGCTGTGTCTGAGGGTCTCGGGCAGTTGTTTAGTAGATTAGTCGATTAA
- a CDS encoding replication factor C large subunit, which yields MSKRIPWVEKYRPRRFSEVVDQEEAKKALLDWINSWERGKPTKRAVLLAGPPGVGKTTLAYALANEKGYEVLELNASDVRTGERIREAVGRSMRQGSLFGFRGRLILFDEVDGLNVREDKGGLTAIIELIRESTWPIIMTANNPWDPKFRELREEAEVISLKPLEEEDIVNLLRRICNNEGIKCEEDALRLIARSSGGDLRAAINDLQAVAEGKDKVTRDDVAIAERAHQYDMFKLMSDVFHARRFDEARAVSFLPSFDWESFYPWALDNIPNVYAKSPEAISDALDNLSLSDVVRGRITRTQEWELMPYMIELMTAGVALVRNKPPLARFVRLSFPERIRLLAQTKEIRQLRDALVDRLRAELHVSSSEVALYYIPLLRLMMNSDMFRKKLTERLIKILGYSQESLEKALGIGAGHEEQGVERRAAKKGSRG from the coding sequence TTGAGTAAGAGGATACCCTGGGTTGAGAAGTACAGGCCAAGGAGGTTCAGCGAGGTTGTTGATCAGGAGGAGGCCAAGAAGGCGTTGTTGGATTGGATAAATTCCTGGGAGAGGGGGAAGCCCACGAAGAGGGCGGTGCTCCTGGCCGGTCCTCCTGGCGTGGGTAAGACCACATTGGCCTATGCCCTAGCCAATGAGAAGGGTTACGAGGTGTTGGAATTGAATGCCAGCGATGTTAGGACCGGTGAGAGGATTAGGGAGGCTGTGGGTAGATCCATGAGGCAGGGATCCCTCTTTGGCTTTAGGGGTAGGTTAATACTGTTCGATGAGGTTGATGGGTTGAATGTTAGGGAGGATAAGGGTGGGTTAACAGCCATTATTGAGTTGATTAGGGAGTCCACCTGGCCCATAATAATGACAGCAAACAATCCCTGGGACCCAAAGTTCAGGGAGTTAAGGGAGGAGGCTGAGGTAATATCCCTAAAGCCCCTTGAGGAGGAGGACATTGTGAACCTACTAAGGAGGATATGCAACAACGAGGGCATTAAGTGCGAGGAGGACGCCCTAAGACTCATTGCAAGATCCTCAGGTGGCGATCTTAGGGCGGCGATCAACGACCTACAGGCGGTGGCTGAAGGTAAGGATAAGGTGACTAGGGATGACGTGGCAATAGCGGAGAGGGCCCACCAGTATGACATGTTCAAGTTAATGAGTGATGTCTTCCACGCCAGGAGATTTGATGAGGCGAGGGCGGTATCCTTCCTACCAAGCTTCGATTGGGAGAGCTTTTACCCCTGGGCCCTCGACAACATACCCAACGTCTACGCTAAATCACCCGAGGCCATAAGCGACGCGTTGGATAACCTATCACTGTCAGACGTGGTCAGGGGCAGGATTACCAGGACCCAGGAGTGGGAGTTAATGCCGTACATGATTGAGTTGATGACGGCCGGTGTGGCCCTAGTCCGCAATAAACCACCCCTTGCCAGGTTCGTTAGGCTGTCCTTCCCAGAGAGGATTAGGTTATTGGCGCAGACCAAGGAGATTAGGCAATTAAGGGATGCGTTGGTGGATAGGTTAAGGGCAGAGCTTCACGTGAGTAGTTCCGAGGTGGCCCTGTACTACATACCCCTCCTGAGGCTCATGATGAATAGTGACATGTTCAGGAAGAAACTCACTGAGAGGTTGATAAAAATACTTGGGTATTCACAGGAGAGCCTCGAGAAGGCCCTGGGCATTGGTGCGGGTCATGAGGAGCAGGGCGTTGAACGTAGGGCGGCGAAGAAGGGATCCAGAGGGTAA